In Pasteurella multocida subsp. multocida OH4807, a genomic segment contains:
- a CDS encoding riboflavin synthase subunit alpha (COG0307 Riboflavin synthase alpha chain) — MFTGIVQGTAMVVSIQDKANFRTQIVKMPQEMLKGLEIGASVANNGVCLTVTEINQDLVSFDLMAETLRITNLGSLSVGDYVNIERAMQMGSEIGGHLLSGHVYCTAEVKQIVLSENNYQIWFELPNLEVMKYILTKGFIAIDGISLTIGEVKEQQFCVNLIPETLTRTLIGKRAIGDKVNIEIDPQTQAIVDTVERYLAGRKGE; from the coding sequence ATGTTTACAGGTATTGTTCAGGGAACAGCAATGGTTGTTTCTATTCAAGACAAGGCTAATTTTAGAACACAGATTGTGAAAATGCCACAAGAAATGCTGAAAGGATTAGAAATTGGTGCTTCCGTTGCGAATAATGGCGTTTGTTTGACCGTTACAGAAATAAATCAAGATTTAGTGAGTTTCGATTTAATGGCTGAAACATTACGCATTACCAATTTAGGTTCGTTATCTGTTGGGGATTACGTTAATATTGAACGAGCGATGCAAATGGGCAGTGAAATTGGTGGACATCTTTTATCTGGTCATGTCTATTGTACTGCAGAAGTAAAACAGATTGTTTTATCAGAAAATAATTACCAAATTTGGTTTGAACTGCCCAATCTTGAGGTCATGAAATATATTTTAACCAAAGGTTTTATTGCAATAGATGGGATTAGTTTGACGATTGGTGAAGTGAAAGAACAACAATTTTGTGTCAATCTTATTCCTGAAACATTAACCCGTACATTGATTGGAAAACGTGCCATAGGTGATAAAGTTAATATCGAGATAGATCCCCAAACACAAGCAATTGTGGATACGGTTGAGCGTTACTTAGCTGGCAGAAAAGGGGAGTGA
- a CDS encoding GmhA protein (COG0279 Phosphoheptose isomerase) yields MLEKVKDLYTESIQTQISASSLLPEHIAQATQCLVNCLLGGNKVIACGQGRSYINAQLLVANLLNRYELSRPSFPSVLLSLDSAIHAATMLDNSTETLFQRQFNAVAQPGDILVAFSPLPQNEDLITNVINSAVNKGIQVVVLTGAGNDHIQGFLTENDLEISVPAVKESRIIENHCLIVNLICELIDYSLFSH; encoded by the coding sequence ATGTTAGAAAAAGTTAAAGATTTATATACAGAGAGTATTCAAACTCAAATTTCTGCTTCAAGCCTATTGCCTGAACATATTGCCCAAGCGACGCAATGCCTCGTCAATTGTTTACTGGGGGGCAATAAAGTGATTGCCTGTGGACAGGGGCGCTCCTATATTAATGCTCAGCTTTTAGTCGCGAATTTGCTCAATCGTTATGAATTATCTCGCCCTAGTTTTCCCTCTGTCTTGCTGAGTTTGGATAGTGCAATCCATGCAGCAACAATGCTTGATAACAGCACAGAGACTCTATTTCAGCGCCAATTTAATGCTGTGGCACAACCTGGGGACATTCTAGTCGCTTTTTCTCCCCTCCCCCAAAATGAAGACTTAATTACCAATGTGATTAACAGTGCTGTCAATAAAGGGATTCAGGTCGTTGTCCTTACTGGAGCAGGAAATGATCATATTCAAGGTTTTTTAACTGAAAATGACTTAGAAATATCGGTTCCTGCAGTGAAAGAAAGTCGCATTATTGAAAACCATTGCTTGATTGTGAATCTCATTTGTGAGCTCATTGATTACAGCTTATTCTCTCACTGA
- a CDS encoding site-specific recombinase, phage integrase family protein (COG0582 Integrase), producing the protein MARITKPLTNTEVDRAKAKDKDYTLADGKGLYLLVKFSGSKLWRFSYYKPFTEPKKRALLGIGKYPDISLAQARKQRDEYLALLAQNIDPQIHRQQIALEEQQKLANTFYSVAERWKAKRALEVEQLTMEKNWLRLEKHIFSKLGNIPITAITPTLLIESVKHLDKEGKGVLSLYAVTIEPIDEVLRDGLPVHDLKPTITANHRWRDVGSTK; encoded by the coding sequence ATGGCTCGTATAACTAAACCACTTACCAACACAGAAGTAGATAGAGCAAAAGCCAAAGATAAAGATTACACCTTAGCTGACGGAAAAGGGCTATACCTCCTTGTAAAGTTTAGCGGTTCGAAATTGTGGCGATTTAGCTACTATAAACCTTTCACAGAACCTAAAAAACGTGCTTTATTAGGTATAGGCAAATACCCTGATATTTCTTTGGCTCAAGCAAGAAAGCAACGTGATGAATATCTTGCTTTGCTTGCTCAAAATATCGATCCACAAATCCACCGCCAACAAATCGCCCTTGAAGAACAGCAGAAACTAGCTAACACCTTTTATAGTGTGGCAGAAAGATGGAAAGCTAAACGAGCATTAGAAGTTGAACAGCTAACAATGGAAAAAAACTGGTTACGCTTAGAAAAACATATTTTTAGCAAGCTAGGCAATATTCCTATCACGGCAATCACACCTACTTTATTGATTGAGAGTGTGAAACATTTAGATAAAGAGGGGAAAGGCGTATTATCACTTTATGCGGTTACCATCGAGCCGATTGATGAAGTTTTAAGAGACGGTTTACCTGTTCACGATTTAAAACCTACCATTACAGCAAATCATAGATGGAGAGATGTTGGCTCAACAAAATAG
- a CDS encoding hypothetical protein (COG0673 Predicted dehydrogenases and related proteins) — MKKIINVGIAGFGMSAKTFHAPFLDLDPHFQIKKVFERTTEVAKTIYPYVEVVHDFNALLTPDIDLVIITTPNQTHYTLAKNAILAGKHVVVEKPLAITAQHALELDQLAQTHHVVLSVYFVEPTSLHL; from the coding sequence ATGAAAAAAATAATTAATGTAGGGATTGCCGGCTTTGGTATGTCAGCAAAAACATTTCATGCCCCCTTTCTCGATCTTGATCCTCATTTTCAGATTAAAAAAGTATTTGAAAGAACAACTGAGGTTGCAAAAACCATTTATCCTTATGTTGAGGTTGTGCATGATTTTAACGCATTATTAACACCAGATATTGATCTGGTGATTATTACTACGCCTAATCAAACACACTATACATTAGCCAAAAATGCTATTCTTGCCGGAAAACATGTTGTAGTAGAAAAACCCCTCGCAATTACAGCACAACACGCATTGGAACTTGATCAGTTAGCCCAAACTCATCATGTTGTTTTATCCGTCTATTTTGTTGAGCCAACATCTCTCCATCTATGA
- a CDS encoding pyruvate kinase (COG0469 Pyruvate kinase): protein MSRRLRRTKIVCTMGPSTERGNNLEKIIMAGANVVRMNFSHGTPEDHIGRAEKVREIAKKLGKTVAILGDLQGPKIRVSTFKDGKIFLNIGDKFVLDAELPKGEGTQEGVGLDYKTLPQDVVPGDILLLDDGRVQLKVLATEGAKVFTEVTVGGPLSNNKGINKLGGGLSADALTEKDKNDILLAAKIGVDYLAVSFPRSSADLNYARELAQAAGLNAKIVAKVERAETVATTEAMDDIILASDVIMVARGDLGVEIGDPELVGVQKKLIRRARQLNRVVITATQMMESMISNPMPTRAEVMDVANAVLDGTDAVMLSAETAAGQYPAETVSTMAKVCLGAEKMPSINVSRHRMDVQFDTIEESVALSAMYAANHMKGVAAIIAMTHTGRTALLMSRISSGLPIFALSRNQSALNLCALYRGVTPIYFDEVSRNSKGAAAAIQLLKEKGFLVSGDLVLLTQGDEILASGTNTCRTLVVE from the coding sequence ATGTCTAGAAGATTAAGAAGAACAAAGATCGTATGTACAATGGGTCCATCAACAGAACGTGGTAATAATCTTGAGAAAATTATCATGGCAGGTGCTAACGTTGTACGTATGAACTTTTCTCATGGCACACCAGAAGACCATATCGGTCGCGCTGAAAAAGTACGTGAAATTGCAAAAAAACTTGGTAAAACAGTTGCAATTTTAGGGGACTTACAAGGTCCTAAAATTCGTGTTTCAACATTTAAAGATGGCAAAATTTTCTTAAATATTGGTGATAAATTTGTTCTTGACGCAGAATTACCTAAAGGAGAAGGCACACAAGAAGGCGTAGGTCTAGACTATAAAACCTTACCACAAGATGTAGTGCCTGGAGATATTCTATTATTGGACGATGGTCGTGTTCAGTTAAAAGTATTAGCAACAGAAGGTGCAAAAGTATTCACTGAAGTGACTGTTGGAGGACCTTTATCAAACAATAAAGGTATCAATAAATTAGGTGGTGGTTTATCAGCTGATGCGTTAACTGAGAAAGACAAAAATGATATTTTATTGGCTGCAAAAATTGGAGTGGATTATTTAGCAGTTTCATTCCCTCGTTCAAGTGCTGACTTAAACTATGCACGTGAATTAGCCCAAGCAGCAGGTTTAAATGCCAAAATTGTTGCGAAAGTTGAACGTGCAGAAACAGTAGCAACAACAGAAGCAATGGATGATATTATTTTAGCATCTGATGTAATTATGGTTGCACGTGGTGACCTAGGCGTTGAAATCGGTGACCCTGAACTTGTTGGTGTACAGAAAAAATTAATTCGTCGTGCACGCCAATTAAATCGTGTTGTTATTACTGCAACACAAATGATGGAATCCATGATCAGCAACCCAATGCCTACTCGTGCAGAAGTCATGGACGTTGCAAATGCAGTGTTAGATGGTACTGATGCAGTGATGCTTTCTGCTGAAACAGCTGCGGGTCAATATCCAGCCGAGACAGTTTCAACCATGGCTAAAGTATGTTTAGGTGCAGAAAAAATGCCTAGTATTAATGTTTCTCGTCACCGTATGGATGTGCAGTTTGATACAATTGAAGAGTCTGTTGCTTTATCCGCAATGTATGCGGCTAACCATATGAAAGGTGTTGCTGCGATTATTGCAATGACACATACTGGTCGTACTGCGCTGTTAATGTCACGCATTAGTTCTGGTTTGCCAATTTTCGCGTTATCACGTAATCAAAGTGCATTAAATCTTTGTGCATTATATCGTGGTGTGACACCGATTTACTTTGATGAGGTTAGCCGTAATTCAAAAGGTGCTGCAGCTGCAATTCAATTATTAAAAGAAAAAGGCTTCTTAGTTTCTGGCGATCTAGTCTTATTAACTCAAGGTGATGAAATATTAGCAAGTGGTACCAATACTTGCCGTACACTTGTTGTTGAATAA
- a CDS encoding hypothetical protein (COG0792 Predicted endonuclease distantly related to archaeal Holliday junction resolvase), whose amino-acid sequence MFSIKRQQGARFESQARLFLESKGLKFIASNQTFKCGELDLIMLDQDTVVFIEVRQRRNTGFGSAIDSVDWHKQQKWLNAATLWLAQQDRSLEDTDCRFDLIAFGKTELDIEWIKNFLDE is encoded by the coding sequence ATGTTTTCAATCAAACGTCAACAAGGGGCGAGATTTGAATCCCAAGCTCGCCTCTTTTTAGAATCTAAAGGTCTGAAATTTATCGCGTCTAATCAAACGTTTAAATGTGGGGAACTTGATTTAATCATGTTAGATCAAGATACTGTTGTCTTTATTGAGGTGAGACAACGACGCAATACGGGCTTTGGCTCTGCAATTGATAGTGTAGATTGGCATAAACAACAAAAATGGCTTAACGCCGCAACACTCTGGTTGGCTCAACAAGATCGAAGCTTAGAAGATACGGACTGTCGCTTTGACCTGATCGCTTTCGGGAAAACGGAATTAGATATTGAATGGATTAAAAATTTTCTTGATGAATGA
- a CDS encoding multidrug efflux protein (COG0534 Na+-driven multidrug efflux pump) gives MKFIDLNAYKTEAKKLILIALPILMAQIAQNSMGLVDTIMAGRVSSADMAAISVGASIWFPLVLFGHGLLLALPPTISYLNGSGKRHHIAHQVRQGIWIILFSCLPLGLLIYYSYYVFDYMQVEAHLKDITIGYLHTMLWGLPAYLLMINFRCLNDGIAKTKPAMVITFLGLILNIPLNYIFIYGKLGAPALGAVGCGIATAIVNWFMCILMIAYCKHARNQRDLNVFENLIEKPNVATLKKLLNLGFPIAVALFCEVALFALTALLLSPLGTNIVASHQIALNTSSFLFMLPMSLGMATTILVGQRLGEGETDKAKKVCYSALIVGLSIAFITAAITVIFRVEIAQIFVKDVQVIAMASTLLLLAALYQFSDTVQVVAGGALRGYKDTKAILYITLFCYWGVGMPIGYTLARTNLLMPALGAEGFWIGFVVSLTIAAVFLMLRMNKIHAKPDDVLFAQLEKLK, from the coding sequence ATGAAATTTATAGATCTTAATGCGTACAAAACGGAAGCTAAAAAATTAATTCTCATTGCCCTTCCTATATTGATGGCACAAATTGCTCAAAACTCGATGGGCTTAGTGGATACGATTATGGCAGGACGTGTCAGTTCAGCAGATATGGCAGCAATTTCAGTTGGTGCATCAATTTGGTTTCCATTAGTACTTTTTGGACATGGTTTATTATTAGCCCTTCCCCCAACGATTTCTTACTTGAACGGTTCGGGAAAACGCCATCACATTGCCCATCAAGTACGCCAAGGCATTTGGATCATTTTATTTAGTTGCCTACCATTAGGTTTACTTATCTATTATAGTTATTATGTCTTTGATTATATGCAGGTCGAGGCACACCTTAAAGATATCACGATTGGTTATTTGCACACGATGCTCTGGGGGCTGCCTGCTTATCTCTTAATGATCAATTTCCGCTGTTTAAATGATGGAATTGCAAAAACAAAACCAGCAATGGTGATTACTTTTCTTGGTTTAATCTTAAATATTCCTCTTAACTATATTTTTATTTATGGCAAGCTCGGTGCACCTGCTTTAGGTGCAGTAGGATGTGGTATCGCCACTGCAATTGTCAATTGGTTTATGTGTATTCTTATGATTGCTTATTGTAAACATGCACGTAATCAACGCGATCTCAATGTCTTCGAAAACCTTATTGAAAAGCCTAACGTGGCGACGCTGAAAAAATTACTAAACTTAGGTTTTCCTATCGCAGTTGCCTTATTTTGTGAAGTCGCTTTATTTGCCTTAACCGCACTGCTGCTATCCCCATTAGGGACAAATATTGTTGCTAGCCATCAAATTGCACTCAATACGAGCTCATTCTTATTTATGTTGCCGATGTCATTAGGGATGGCGACTACGATTTTAGTTGGTCAACGTTTGGGGGAAGGTGAAACAGATAAAGCGAAAAAAGTCTGTTATTCTGCCCTAATTGTTGGTTTATCCATTGCCTTTATCACTGCTGCAATTACGGTCATTTTTCGTGTTGAGATCGCACAAATCTTCGTAAAAGATGTTCAAGTCATCGCAATGGCTAGTACATTATTGCTATTAGCTGCACTGTATCAATTCTCAGATACCGTACAAGTTGTGGCAGGAGGCGCTTTACGCGGCTACAAAGATACTAAAGCTATCCTATACATTACACTATTTTGTTATTGGGGAGTGGGTATGCCGATTGGTTATACATTAGCTCGTACCAATTTGCTCATGCCAGCCCTAGGTGCGGAAGGCTTTTGGATAGGCTTCGTCGTCAGTTTGACCATTGCAGCAGTTTTCCTCATGTTAAGAATGAATAAAATTCACGCTAAACCAGACGATGTCCTGTTTGCTCAATTAGAGAAATTGAAATAA
- a CDS encoding outer membrane lipoprotein (COG2823 Predicted periplasmic or secreted lipoprotein) → MNMNTLKKLSFILGATILLQGCVAATIAGTAAVATKVATDPRTVGTQVDDETLEEKVRIAIHKDEQVKTEARINIVSYSGRVLLIGQAPNGNLAEVATSLTKGVEGVNDVYNQIRIQPKISFGQITKDGLTTTEIKSKMLVDSRVKSTDIKVITENGEVFLMGNVTQAQADAAADVARNVSGVKKVIKVFHYLN, encoded by the coding sequence ATGAATATGAATACATTGAAAAAACTTTCTTTCATTTTAGGTGCCACAATATTATTACAAGGTTGTGTTGCTGCAACAATTGCGGGCACAGCTGCTGTGGCAACAAAAGTGGCGACGGATCCAAGAACTGTCGGAACACAAGTCGATGACGAGACACTTGAAGAAAAAGTACGTATTGCAATTCATAAAGATGAGCAAGTCAAAACAGAAGCACGCATCAATATAGTGTCTTATAGCGGACGTGTTCTCCTTATTGGTCAAGCACCAAATGGTAATCTTGCTGAAGTTGCAACTAGTCTTACTAAAGGGGTTGAAGGGGTAAATGATGTTTACAACCAAATTCGTATCCAACCTAAAATTAGTTTTGGACAAATTACCAAAGATGGCTTAACCACTACAGAAATCAAATCTAAAATGTTAGTGGATTCGCGTGTTAAATCTACGGATATTAAGGTCATTACAGAAAATGGGGAAGTCTTTTTGATGGGGAATGTGACACAAGCCCAAGCGGATGCAGCCGCAGATGTGGCACGTAATGTGTCTGGTGTCAAAAAAGTCATCAAAGTATTTCACTACTTAAATTAA